One window of the Shewanella maritima genome contains the following:
- a CDS encoding peptidylprolyl isomerase: MKTQTITTSLPLKTCLSLALIGLLTACGGSDSSDPEPQPVVLSIDHCFVMSTTEGDMTLGIDTTNTPITGQNFIDYVEDGFYDGTIFHRIVNNFVNQGGGLTADYSFKTTNDPIKNESSVGLKNERGTIAMARTQSLDSATAQFFFNIHDNANLDYPSQGGYAVFGKILEGIEIMDMMNAVTTETKTIGEFSFQDAPVDNIVINSVTATTCPAN, encoded by the coding sequence ATGAAAACTCAAACAATAACAACTAGTTTACCCTTAAAAACCTGCTTATCGCTTGCGCTTATCGGCCTGCTTACAGCTTGTGGTGGCTCAGATTCAAGCGACCCTGAGCCGCAACCAGTAGTGTTAAGCATCGATCACTGCTTTGTTATGTCAACCACTGAGGGCGACATGACATTAGGTATCGACACCACTAACACCCCAATTACTGGTCAAAACTTTATCGACTATGTTGAAGATGGCTTTTACGATGGTACGATTTTCCATCGCATCGTTAATAACTTCGTCAACCAAGGCGGTGGATTAACAGCAGACTACAGCTTTAAAACCACCAATGACCCAATCAAAAATGAATCAAGCGTTGGTCTCAAGAATGAGCGTGGCACCATAGCGATGGCGCGCACTCAGTCGCTTGACTCAGCAACAGCGCAGTTTTTCTTTAATATTCACGACAATGCAAACCTCGACTATCCAAGCCAAGGCGGCTACGCCGTATTCGGTAAGATCTTAGAAGGAATTGAGATCATGGATATGATGAATGCTGTGACAACGGAAACCAAGACAATTGGTGAGTTCAGCTTTCAAGACGCCCCAGTGGATAATATTGTCATTAACTCTGTGACAGCAACAACTTGCCCGGCAAACTAG
- the yiaY gene encoding L-threonine dehydrogenase has product MAAKFFIPSVNILGQDSVNEAINDIKALGFAKALIVTDKPLVDIGLVANVVDKLQTQGIESVIFDGVQPNPTTGNVNAGLELLNTNKCDFVISLGGGSPHDCAKGIALVATNGGEIKDYEGVDVSSKPQLPLVAINTTAGTASEMTRFCIITDEERHIKMAIVDKNTTPILSVNDPELMLEKPKALTAATGMDALTHAVEAYVSIAANPITDACAIKAIELIQANLVNAVNKGDDINAREQMAYAQFLAGMAFNNASLGYVHAMAHQLGGFYDLPHGVCNAVLLPHVQEYNAQVVPARLKDVAIAMGQNVAGLTDEQGAQAAIEAIRTLSAAVSIPANLTELGVKAEDIPTLADNALKDACGLTNPKQATHEEICAIFTAAL; this is encoded by the coding sequence ATGGCAGCTAAATTCTTTATTCCAAGCGTAAACATTCTTGGTCAAGACAGCGTGAACGAAGCCATTAACGACATCAAAGCGCTAGGCTTTGCCAAAGCACTTATTGTGACCGACAAACCACTCGTTGATATTGGGTTGGTGGCAAACGTGGTTGATAAACTACAAACTCAAGGTATTGAGTCAGTTATTTTTGACGGCGTTCAACCAAACCCAACAACCGGTAACGTTAATGCCGGTCTTGAGCTTTTAAACACCAACAAATGTGACTTCGTGATCTCACTTGGCGGCGGCTCACCTCATGACTGCGCCAAAGGCATTGCGCTCGTTGCAACCAATGGTGGCGAAATTAAAGACTACGAAGGTGTAGACGTTTCAAGCAAACCGCAACTTCCATTGGTAGCCATTAATACAACTGCCGGCACCGCAAGTGAAATGACCCGTTTCTGCATCATTACCGATGAAGAGCGCCATATCAAAATGGCAATTGTAGACAAAAACACCACACCTATTTTGTCGGTGAATGATCCAGAGTTGATGCTCGAAAAACCTAAAGCACTAACAGCGGCAACCGGTATGGATGCACTAACTCACGCAGTAGAGGCTTATGTGTCGATCGCAGCAAACCCTATTACTGACGCCTGTGCAATCAAAGCGATTGAGCTAATCCAAGCTAACCTAGTTAATGCGGTGAATAAGGGCGATGATATTAATGCACGCGAGCAGATGGCTTACGCTCAATTCTTAGCGGGTATGGCATTTAACAACGCAAGCCTTGGTTATGTGCATGCAATGGCGCACCAGTTAGGCGGGTTCTATGACCTACCACACGGCGTATGTAACGCGGTATTACTGCCACATGTTCAAGAGTACAACGCCCAAGTTGTCCCTGCACGCCTTAAAGATGTAGCAATTGCTATGGGGCAAAATGTAGCAGGCTTAACTGATGAGCAAGGTGCACAAGCAGCAATTGAAGCGATTCGCACGCTATCTGCTGCAGTAAGCATTCCTGCAAACTTAACTGAGTTGGGTGTAAAAGCAGAGGACATTCCAACGCTTGCTGACAATGCACTTAAAGATGCTTGCGGTCTAACCAACCCTAAACAGGCAACCCACGAAGAGATTTGTGCCATCTTTACAGCAGCGCTTTAA
- a CDS encoding HlyD family secretion protein, whose protein sequence is MKEKSSELANLSEAESGSDVIEQGKDAEAIAQKPEKVRKLTNYLLLLIGVMIVFSMIADRIIPITDNARIKGYVVPIKPQVSGQVMDILVQPNQLINRGDVLVKLNPADYEIAVAQAKQSLELAGQQVGAQTASIASAQARLTSANVEKEAIELQTKRLLAMSERGVISNAEADDARAKLAAARANVLNAEADLERAKQQLGSDGEENTQVKSALLALEQAHLNLERCVIKAPTDGGVSNFSLSEGFYASVGQPLMTFVSTESLWVEAYFRENSLGNVKVGDPVEIALDFAPGKIIKGKVSSVDWGIDWGQSNQAGKLAEASTQTGWLRQTQMLPITIEFERNEAKGVLRIGGQADVIVYTDDNWFFNTLGKFWIRVVSYLSYAR, encoded by the coding sequence ATGAAAGAAAAAAGTAGCGAATTAGCTAACCTCTCAGAAGCAGAATCTGGATCAGATGTTATAGAGCAAGGTAAAGACGCTGAAGCTATTGCACAGAAGCCAGAAAAAGTTCGTAAGCTCACGAACTATTTACTCTTGCTGATTGGCGTGATGATTGTGTTTAGTATGATCGCTGATCGCATAATTCCTATCACTGACAATGCTCGTATCAAGGGTTACGTTGTGCCGATTAAGCCACAGGTATCGGGACAAGTGATGGACATTCTTGTTCAGCCTAACCAGCTTATTAATCGTGGTGACGTATTAGTTAAGCTAAACCCCGCAGATTATGAAATTGCTGTTGCTCAAGCAAAGCAGAGCCTTGAGCTTGCCGGGCAACAAGTTGGAGCACAGACTGCGAGTATTGCGTCTGCTCAAGCTCGATTGACTAGTGCAAACGTAGAAAAAGAAGCGATAGAGCTACAAACTAAGCGTTTGCTCGCGATGTCAGAAAGAGGCGTTATTTCAAATGCTGAGGCGGACGATGCAAGAGCAAAGTTGGCTGCGGCAAGGGCGAATGTACTAAACGCCGAGGCTGATTTAGAGAGAGCTAAGCAGCAACTAGGCAGTGATGGTGAGGAAAACACTCAGGTTAAGTCTGCACTGTTAGCATTAGAACAAGCACACCTTAATTTAGAACGATGTGTGATAAAGGCGCCAACAGACGGTGGTGTTTCTAACTTTAGTTTGTCTGAAGGGTTTTATGCCTCGGTGGGGCAGCCTTTAATGACTTTTGTGTCAACTGAAAGCCTGTGGGTGGAAGCTTATTTTAGGGAAAATAGCCTTGGAAATGTAAAAGTCGGCGATCCTGTTGAAATAGCATTAGACTTTGCGCCTGGAAAAATAATTAAAGGCAAGGTGTCGAGTGTCGACTGGGGAATAGATTGGGGTCAAAGCAATCAGGCAGGAAAACTTGCTGAAGCCTCTACCCAAACCGGTTGGTTAAGGCAAACGCAAATGTTACCAATCACTATAGAGTTTGAGCGTAACGAAGCTAAAGGTGTGCTGAGAATAGGCGGTCAAGCAGATGTCATCGTTTATACCGACGATAATTGGTTCTTCAACACATTGGGTAAGTTTTGGATCCGCGTTGTGAGTTATTTGTCGTATGCAAGATAA
- a CDS encoding DEAD/DEAH box helicase, translating to MSFQSLPLSPTILKAIEEVGYQQPTPVQQRVIPVAVDGQDVLASAETGTGKTAAFALSTLQQLEVNDVAQQTELSHGRAVRVLVMTPTRELAIQIQQCFSDYGKHLPYRSLAVYGGASINPQRKALAQGIDILVATPGRLFDIVGQYQLDLSQVVHLVIDEADRMLDMGFVKDIEKVRRLVNLQHQTMMFSATYSQAVEQLAKNMLEQPALVNIKSEATTKQITHKAFKLDKRRKAELLSELIGKYNWQQSMVFVSSKESAEFLVSELKLDGISAAVFHGDKTQGARNRALDEFKAGKIRALVATDLAARGIDIEALPRVINFELPEELEDFVHRVGRTGRAGLSGEAMTFFSEQEKSKFAEIEALIEQTIPVVIPKGYEPGAPMPARYRELNLDSSAVGKRASGKSSSGKNGKFKGTKHTHGKKGKFASGNKTNRSGSAASNGKSGAASKGKSKPSRQGKYASNKG from the coding sequence ATGTCGTTTCAATCTTTGCCTTTATCGCCAACCATCTTAAAAGCCATTGAAGAAGTGGGTTACCAGCAGCCCACGCCAGTACAGCAGCGCGTTATTCCTGTTGCTGTTGACGGACAAGATGTGTTGGCAAGCGCTGAAACTGGCACGGGTAAAACCGCTGCATTTGCGTTGTCGACTCTGCAGCAGCTTGAAGTGAACGATGTTGCCCAGCAAACTGAGCTAAGTCATGGCCGAGCCGTGCGGGTGTTGGTGATGACGCCAACCCGTGAGTTAGCGATTCAAATTCAGCAGTGCTTTAGTGATTATGGCAAGCATCTTCCTTATCGCTCACTGGCAGTTTATGGTGGTGCGAGTATTAACCCGCAGCGCAAAGCATTAGCGCAAGGCATTGATATTTTGGTGGCAACCCCTGGACGCTTATTCGACATTGTTGGTCAATATCAGTTAGATCTATCGCAAGTGGTGCATCTGGTTATTGATGAAGCAGACCGTATGTTAGACATGGGCTTTGTTAAAGATATCGAAAAGGTGCGCCGTTTAGTCAACCTGCAGCATCAAACCATGATGTTTTCGGCGACTTATTCTCAAGCGGTGGAGCAGCTTGCCAAGAATATGCTTGAACAACCCGCCTTAGTGAACATTAAAAGTGAAGCGACCACTAAACAAATTACTCATAAGGCATTTAAGCTTGATAAACGTCGTAAAGCTGAGTTGTTGTCTGAGCTAATTGGTAAATACAATTGGCAGCAATCGATGGTTTTTGTCAGCAGTAAAGAGTCGGCAGAGTTTTTAGTGTCTGAGCTAAAACTTGATGGTATCAGCGCCGCTGTGTTTCATGGTGATAAAACTCAGGGTGCACGCAATCGCGCATTAGATGAATTTAAAGCAGGCAAAATTCGGGCACTTGTTGCCACTGATTTAGCTGCCCGCGGCATCGATATTGAAGCGCTGCCAAGGGTGATTAACTTTGAATTGCCTGAAGAGCTAGAAGACTTTGTTCACCGCGTAGGTCGCACCGGTCGCGCAGGCTTATCAGGTGAAGCCATGACTTTTTTCAGTGAACAAGAAAAATCTAAATTTGCTGAAATTGAAGCTTTAATAGAACAAACTATTCCGGTTGTTATTCCAAAAGGCTATGAGCCTGGCGCGCCTATGCCTGCAAGGTATCGTGAATTAAATTTAGATAGCAGTGCTGTAGGTAAAAGGGCGAGCGGTAAAAGTTCATCGGGTAAGAACGGTAAGTTTAAAGGTACTAAACACACGCACGGCAAAAAAGGCAAGTTTGCTTCAGGTAATAAAACAAATCGCTCTGGTAGCGCAGCTAGTAATGGTAAAAGTGGCGCAGCTAGCAAAGGAAAAAGTAAGCCTAGTCGTCAAGGCAAATACGCATCTAACAAAGGCTAG
- a CDS encoding DUF2955 domain-containing protein, which translates to MQDNAQTQRQLELSIFRYAFGVGLAVFLAAWIDWPLAFVAPVFTAKFLLDKPTYNWATVYELLIAMIVTMALGLVLSGGITEYPVALMCLVGLMMLWGYFLFTNPKWNLFATMLIIAVLMLPFVAMSSPSASLFLAFGLAVSGVVAVAIFALMHILMPDVSERTAEPAPMLTTNQRWYTTVRAMLISFPVVCFFFVFQISQALLTMMFIAVFSLMITKENSVKLSSFLVLSNAIGGAIAVVAFVILGLNATLGFYVIFITFLALIISTKIYTEPSKGAVYATAFSTVLVLLGNTLMSSGDIGNNMWVRIVQLVLTSVYMIATAYFLETRQWKFLQQQSL; encoded by the coding sequence ATGCAAGATAACGCTCAAACACAAAGACAACTCGAACTTAGCATTTTTCGCTATGCCTTTGGAGTTGGGCTTGCGGTATTTCTAGCTGCATGGATCGACTGGCCGTTGGCATTCGTCGCTCCAGTATTTACAGCAAAGTTCTTGTTAGATAAGCCAACATATAACTGGGCAACCGTTTATGAGTTATTGATAGCCATGATTGTGACCATGGCTTTAGGTCTTGTTTTATCTGGGGGGATTACGGAGTATCCCGTAGCTTTAATGTGCCTTGTTGGTTTGATGATGCTTTGGGGGTATTTCTTATTTACTAACCCTAAATGGAATTTGTTTGCGACCATGCTTATTATTGCCGTTTTGATGCTACCTTTTGTCGCAATGTCGAGTCCATCAGCATCATTGTTCCTGGCGTTTGGTCTAGCTGTGTCTGGAGTTGTTGCGGTAGCAATATTCGCATTGATGCATATATTGATGCCTGATGTTAGTGAACGAACGGCTGAACCAGCTCCTATGCTAACCACTAACCAGAGGTGGTATACCACAGTTAGAGCAATGCTGATTTCATTTCCTGTTGTTTGTTTCTTTTTCGTTTTTCAAATCTCTCAAGCACTACTTACTATGATGTTTATCGCTGTGTTCTCGCTTATGATAACCAAAGAAAATTCCGTCAAATTGAGTTCTTTTTTAGTTTTAAGCAACGCTATAGGTGGTGCGATCGCCGTTGTGGCTTTTGTTATCTTAGGTCTTAATGCGACTCTTGGTTTCTACGTGATTTTCATTACATTTTTGGCGCTGATTATTTCAACAAAAATCTATACTGAACCAAGTAAAGGCGCTGTTTATGCCACAGCGTTTTCGACGGTATTAGTTTTACTCGGTAACACACTCATGAGTAGTGGCGATATAGGCAATAACATGTGGGTTAGAATTGTACAGTTGGTCTTAACCAGTGTTTATATGATCGCTACCGCCTACTTTCTAGAAACTCGGCAGTGGAAGTTTTTACAGCAACAATCCTTGTGA
- a CDS encoding CobW family GTP-binding protein, whose product MRIAKTIKTNVITGFLGVGKTTLIQQLLANRPEGETWAVLVNEFGQVGIDAELLACKKTGSSHIINSQNGSAQTGSSQTKAQQANTNQGQVAIKQVPGGCLCCAAGLPAQVAINQLIQQAKPDRILIEPTGLGHPKEILQTLQNEFFKPIISLGNVITLVDARKVADERYTSHEIFIDQAKVADCILVSKDSLYQADEAAQLSQWLDSIGCGATQQLLSSDLYRVDAENVVSTDGQFASHLVNDVQLQSGFEQIYDLLNQPSAFAKRVPQVKPKLLQVPSHQDISLFKPSNAVAPTELAEFDWQGEIFHRFSQQQGEFASIGWVFSPEVSFGFERVMSWVERLKQADVLRFKAVVITYDGILGVNYADGALSLSEIDDALDSRIELISDKPLDDKELEQSLLTCVGGH is encoded by the coding sequence ATGCGCATAGCAAAAACAATTAAAACCAATGTGATTACCGGTTTTTTAGGTGTGGGTAAAACCACGCTAATCCAGCAATTATTGGCGAATCGACCCGAGGGCGAAACCTGGGCAGTGCTGGTTAATGAGTTTGGCCAAGTCGGTATCGACGCAGAGCTGTTAGCTTGTAAGAAAACAGGCAGTTCCCATATCATCAACAGCCAAAACGGAAGTGCTCAAACCGGAAGCTCTCAAACTAAAGCGCAGCAAGCAAATACTAATCAAGGACAGGTGGCGATTAAGCAAGTGCCCGGCGGCTGTTTATGCTGCGCGGCGGGTTTGCCTGCGCAAGTGGCAATTAATCAGCTTATCCAACAAGCCAAGCCAGATAGAATTTTGATTGAGCCCACAGGGCTTGGGCATCCCAAAGAGATCCTGCAAACCCTGCAAAACGAGTTCTTTAAGCCGATTATTTCCCTTGGCAACGTGATTACCTTGGTAGATGCCCGCAAAGTGGCTGACGAGCGTTATACCAGCCATGAGATATTTATCGACCAAGCCAAAGTGGCGGATTGTATTTTGGTTAGTAAAGACAGTCTGTACCAAGCAGATGAGGCCGCGCAGCTAAGTCAATGGTTAGACAGTATTGGCTGCGGCGCTACGCAGCAATTACTGAGTAGTGACTTGTACCGCGTTGATGCAGAAAACGTTGTGAGTACCGACGGGCAATTTGCCAGTCATCTGGTTAATGATGTGCAGTTGCAAAGTGGTTTTGAGCAGATTTATGACCTATTAAATCAGCCTAGTGCCTTTGCCAAACGTGTACCGCAGGTTAAGCCAAAGTTGTTGCAGGTGCCAAGTCATCAGGATATTAGCCTATTCAAGCCCAGTAATGCAGTGGCCCCAACAGAGCTTGCTGAGTTCGACTGGCAAGGTGAAATCTTCCACCGTTTTTCTCAGCAGCAAGGCGAGTTTGCGAGCATCGGTTGGGTGTTTTCGCCAGAAGTAAGCTTTGGCTTTGAGCGCGTTATGTCTTGGGTTGAACGCCTAAAGCAAGCTGATGTGCTGCGTTTTAAAGCGGTGGTCATTACCTATGACGGTATTCTTGGGGTGAATTACGCTGATGGCGCTTTGTCACTGTCTGAGATTGATGATGCGCTAGACTCGCGTATCGAGCTGATCAGCGATAAACCTCTCGATGACAAGGAGCTTGAGCAAAGTTTGCTAACCTGTGTCGGCGGGCATTAG
- a CDS encoding FAD-binding and (Fe-S)-binding domain-containing protein, whose amino-acid sequence MSINYQTVMDELVVVLGKDAVSNDPVRRFAWSTDASYFRIVPEIVVHADNVEQVKQTLTIARNHQAPVTYRAAGTSLSGQAIGEGILLILGHDGFRKIEISDDANLVTLGTAVIGADANAALKPLNKKIGPDPATLSACKIGGIVANNASGMCCGTAQNSYQTIKSAKLVFADGTELDTGCEQSKAAFAASNGDMLKSLADLAQMTQNNPTLAARINKKFAIKNTTGYSINALVDYSEPFDLINHLIVGSEGTLAFVNEVTYHTVEEAKCKASALAVFFNMEDAAKAVPPLDIHEVAAVELLDWASIKAVTGKPGMPEWLSELPQGAAILLIECRANDSETLNNYTQTVVEKIAHIQTERPIEFSDDPAVFGEYWAMRSGLFPIIGGERAKGTSVIIEDVAFELPHLAQAAADLTELFHKHGYPEGVIYGHALAGNFHFIITPTFSSEADIQRFHDFMQDVAEMVINKYDGSMKAEHGTGRAVAPFVEMEWGADAYTLMKQIKHIFDPTNLLNPGVILNDDTEIHVKNIKPCPVVDDYVDRCIECGFCEKTCPTSALNFSPRQRIATLREIERLEQSGDKQAAEQMRADAKYDVIDTCAACQLCTIACPVDNSMGNLVRKLRTPYITTTEQKVLDFQAKHFGAVNQVISTGFDALDIIHKVTGDGVTKAIMDVGRKVSKEVPYWNPDFPKGGKLAKTAPVDPSKPSVVYFPACGGRTFGPTPKDPDNRTLPEVVVTLLERSGYNVITPDNTRSLCCGQMWESKGDFKNADAKRDELIDALAELSDNGKVPVVVDALSCTYRALTGNPKVELLDLVEFMHDELLPKMQITKKSSITLHQGCSARKMKLEPKLQGIAEACAEQIVEPEGVYCCGYAGEKGLYKPEINASALRNIKKLIPTETKEGYYANRMCEVGLTQHSGIPYRHLVYLLEECTR is encoded by the coding sequence ATGTCGATTAATTATCAAACCGTCATGGATGAGCTTGTAGTTGTACTTGGTAAGGATGCCGTAAGTAACGATCCAGTGCGCCGTTTCGCCTGGTCTACCGATGCAAGCTATTTTCGAATCGTGCCAGAAATTGTGGTGCATGCCGATAATGTAGAGCAAGTAAAACAAACACTAACCATTGCCCGTAACCATCAAGCGCCTGTCACTTACCGTGCTGCTGGTACCAGCCTTTCAGGCCAAGCTATTGGTGAAGGCATCTTGCTAATCTTAGGTCACGATGGCTTTAGAAAAATTGAAATTAGTGATGATGCAAACCTAGTAACACTTGGTACCGCTGTAATTGGCGCTGATGCCAACGCAGCGCTCAAACCGCTTAACAAAAAAATTGGTCCAGACCCAGCAACTTTATCTGCCTGTAAAATTGGCGGTATTGTTGCCAACAATGCCTCTGGTATGTGCTGTGGCACCGCGCAAAATTCCTATCAAACCATCAAGTCAGCCAAACTAGTATTTGCTGATGGCACAGAGTTGGATACAGGCTGTGAGCAATCAAAAGCCGCGTTTGCAGCAAGCAATGGTGACATGCTCAAATCATTGGCTGACCTTGCGCAGATGACGCAAAACAATCCGACCTTAGCCGCGCGTATTAACAAGAAGTTCGCTATCAAAAACACCACTGGCTACTCAATCAATGCCTTAGTGGATTACAGCGAACCGTTTGACTTAATTAACCACTTAATTGTGGGCTCTGAAGGTACACTCGCCTTTGTTAATGAGGTGACCTACCACACGGTAGAAGAAGCTAAATGCAAGGCATCTGCCCTAGCGGTATTTTTCAACATGGAAGATGCGGCAAAAGCGGTGCCGCCATTAGACATCCACGAAGTGGCAGCTGTAGAGCTGCTTGACTGGGCATCGATTAAAGCAGTAACCGGCAAGCCAGGCATGCCTGAGTGGTTATCTGAGCTACCACAAGGCGCAGCAATTTTGCTTATCGAATGCCGCGCTAACGATAGCGAAACCTTGAATAACTACACTCAAACTGTAGTTGAGAAAATTGCCCACATTCAAACAGAGCGTCCAATTGAATTTAGTGATGACCCTGCGGTATTTGGTGAATACTGGGCAATGCGCTCAGGGCTATTCCCAATTATTGGTGGCGAGCGTGCAAAAGGCACCTCAGTCATCATTGAAGATGTAGCGTTTGAACTACCGCACCTTGCACAAGCTGCCGCAGACTTAACCGAACTATTCCACAAACACGGCTACCCAGAAGGCGTGATTTATGGTCACGCTCTAGCAGGTAACTTCCACTTCATCATTACGCCAACTTTCTCGAGTGAAGCTGACATTCAGCGCTTCCACGACTTTATGCAAGATGTGGCTGAGATGGTAATCAACAAATACGACGGCTCAATGAAAGCCGAGCATGGTACTGGCCGTGCTGTGGCACCGTTTGTTGAAATGGAATGGGGTGCAGATGCTTACACCTTGATGAAGCAAATCAAGCACATCTTTGACCCAACGAACTTACTAAACCCTGGCGTCATTTTAAATGACGATACCGAAATTCACGTTAAAAACATCAAGCCATGCCCAGTGGTTGATGACTATGTTGACCGCTGTATTGAGTGTGGTTTCTGTGAAAAGACCTGCCCTACATCGGCGTTAAACTTCTCGCCGCGCCAACGTATTGCGACCCTTCGTGAAATTGAACGTCTAGAGCAAAGTGGTGATAAGCAAGCCGCGGAGCAAATGCGCGCAGATGCTAAGTATGATGTGATTGATACCTGCGCCGCTTGTCAGCTGTGTACCATTGCCTGCCCTGTCGATAACTCTATGGGTAATTTAGTACGCAAACTGCGCACGCCATACATCACCACGACAGAGCAAAAGGTATTGGACTTCCAAGCCAAGCACTTTGGCGCGGTTAATCAGGTGATCAGCACAGGTTTCGATGCGCTCGATATTATCCACAAAGTCACTGGCGATGGCGTCACTAAAGCCATTATGGATGTTGGCCGTAAGGTATCTAAAGAAGTCCCTTACTGGAACCCTGATTTCCCTAAAGGCGGCAAGCTAGCGAAAACTGCGCCAGTAGACCCAAGCAAACCAAGCGTGGTTTACTTCCCAGCTTGTGGCGGTCGTACATTTGGTCCAACGCCAAAAGATCCGGATAATCGAACGCTACCAGAAGTGGTAGTGACCTTACTTGAACGTAGCGGCTACAACGTCATCACCCCAGATAACACGCGCAGCCTGTGTTGCGGTCAAATGTGGGAGTCAAAGGGCGACTTTAAAAACGCCGATGCTAAACGCGATGAGTTGATTGATGCGCTAGCTGAGCTATCTGACAACGGCAAAGTGCCTGTAGTTGTCGATGCACTATCTTGTACCTACCGCGCCCTAACAGGCAACCCTAAGGTCGAGCTGCTGGACTTGGTTGAGTTTATGCATGATGAGTTGCTGCCAAAAATGCAAATCACTAAGAAGTCGAGCATTACTCTGCATCAAGGCTGTAGTGCCCGTAAGATGAAGCTTGAGCCGAAACTGCAAGGTATTGCAGAGGCTTGCGCTGAGCAAATCGTTGAGCCAGAAGGCGTTTATTGTTGTGGTTACGCCGGTGAGAAAGGTTTGTATAAGCCTGAAATTAACGCCAGCGCCCTGCGAAATATTAAAAAGCTAATCCCTACTGAAACGAAAGAAGGTTATTACGCTAACCGTATGTGTGAAGTGGGTTTAACTCAGCACAGCGGCATTCCATATCGCCACCTGGTGTATCTACTGGAAGAGTGTACGCGTTAA